The Pedobacter cryoconitis genome has a window encoding:
- a CDS encoding DUF3109 family protein: MIEVQNTLIHEDVIRENFVCNLNKCKGICCVEGDAGAPLEVAETAILAEIYPKIKHMLAPKGIAAIEAYGTSVVDADGDLTTPCVDGNKECAYVTFENGITKCAIEKAHEQGIVDWQKPISCHLYPIRITQYPEFDVLNYDRWHICSDACAFGRELKVPVYTFLKGPLIRKYGADWYEELENSVSSNL; encoded by the coding sequence ATGATAGAAGTACAAAATACCCTGATACACGAAGACGTTATACGCGAAAATTTTGTGTGTAACCTGAATAAGTGTAAAGGTATCTGTTGTGTGGAGGGAGATGCAGGAGCGCCTTTAGAAGTAGCTGAAACAGCTATTCTTGCGGAGATTTATCCTAAGATAAAACATATGCTTGCACCAAAAGGGATCGCAGCCATTGAAGCGTACGGGACCTCTGTAGTAGATGCAGATGGTGACCTGACCACCCCATGCGTGGATGGTAACAAAGAATGTGCTTATGTTACTTTCGAGAATGGAATTACTAAATGTGCGATTGAGAAAGCGCACGAGCAGGGAATCGTAGACTGGCAAAAACCAATCTCCTGTCACTTGTATCCGATCCGGATTACACAATACCCGGAATTTGATGTGCTTAATTATGACAGATGGCATATCTGTTCTGATGCTTGTGCATTCGGAAGGGAACTTAAAGTACCAGTCTATACCTTTTTAAAGGGGCCGCTGATCAGAAAATATGGCGCTGATTGGTATGAGGAATTAGAAAATAGTGTATCTTCAAACCTATAA